The genomic window CAGATAAGGACCGGCTTGCCGCCATAATTCTGCGGGAGACGACGACGCTAGGTGTCAGGAGCTCTTGTGTCAGCAGAACTACTCTGGCGCGAAGCATCGATACATTCATGACGTCTCTTGGAGAGGTAAGGATCAAATCAGCGCTCTCATGCGGCAAAATCTTAAAACAGATGCCGGAGTTTGACGACCTGCGCAGGATCGCAGAGGAGCACGGGATGTCATTGCCGGAGGTACGTGCAGTTCTTGCGGGGGAAAAGTTTACACCGCCCACAACTGTAGCAAAAGAAGAGAAAAAAGGGTACAGCTTCGATCTGCCCGCTGACTTGCATAAGCATCATCACTAAAGGATATCGGATGTTATGACGATGATCCTTGACGGTAGAGAGCCTTCGAAAAAAATAAGGGAATGGGTCGCGGCATCTGTTTCGGATCTTAATGAGCGGCATGGCTGGAGACCCGGGATAGTTACCGTGCAGGTCGGAGATAATCCCGCATCAGAGCGGTATATAAGGAGCCAGCTGAAGGCATGCGAGAGCGTTGGCATGGCGGCGCGCCTTGAGAAATTTGACTTAAACATACCAAAGGAAAAATTTCTCAAAACTCTGGCGGCTATGGGACGCGATCCAAACGTAGACGGCATAATACTTCAAAGGCCTTTTCCAGCAGATTGGTCCGTTGAAGAAATACTGGACGGTCTGCCTTCATATAAGGATGTGGAGGGAGTACACCCTGAAAACTTAGGACGCCTGTATCTTGGCAAGAAGGATATACCTCTGCCGTGCACTGCATGGGCGGCGCTCTCACTGCTTGAGTGGTACGGGAAAGA from Synergistaceae bacterium includes these protein-coding regions:
- a CDS encoding bifunctional 5,10-methylenetetrahydrofolate dehydrogenase/5,10-methenyltetrahydrofolate cyclohydrolase, translating into MTMILDGREPSKKIREWVAASVSDLNERHGWRPGIVTVQVGDNPASERYIRSQLKACESVGMAARLEKFDLNIPKEKFLKTLAAMGRDPNVDGIILQRPFPADWSVEEILDGLPSYKDVEGVHPENLGRLYLGKKDIPLPCTAWAALSLLEWYGKDRFEKQRCAVVGRSPNVGRAAALMLMHRHATVTICHTRTSPEHLRDTLKQADVAIVAAGSAGIFKLHEFSSHAWVIDVGTNVTKDGRLVGDVAPGADGEVEALSPVPGGVGPITVSLLLANLLLCATRRRLGKSLVLPNLLELREER